In the Mycolicibacterium thermoresistibile genome, one interval contains:
- a CDS encoding dihydrodipicolinate synthase family protein, protein MATAKEARDWARVALRGIGDSLYTPFRGADGDEIDWDAYRTLVRYCVGDLGHQMLWCTSGIAEFWALTLSERKQLLEVAIAEGRAVNPDVVVQACTATTSAKDTLELTLHAQEAGADIVYIQTPMMETHGGEGVLRFFTYIADRTDIALGMFNSPSSGYVLSPAEAARIYEEIPAVCATKEGAFRPAASRQLHQLAPDLMIWECDKNVYRAGWLRAGIVCPAQLGTSGYLFETPRRPVLTEYWQLILDGRLIEAMDHAQQTGMDQLELDLGPWFTCYPGRADYFTHWGGAFKYAASVLGLPIGDHPHSRPPQAELPEEAKVQIEAAYRRAGLIPA, encoded by the coding sequence GTGGCAACGGCGAAGGAGGCGCGGGACTGGGCCCGGGTGGCGCTTCGCGGCATCGGCGATTCGTTGTACACGCCGTTTCGCGGCGCCGACGGTGATGAGATCGACTGGGACGCCTACCGCACCCTGGTGCGTTACTGCGTCGGCGACCTCGGTCATCAGATGCTCTGGTGCACAAGCGGGATCGCCGAGTTCTGGGCGCTGACGCTGTCCGAGCGCAAGCAGCTGCTCGAGGTCGCGATCGCCGAGGGGCGCGCGGTGAACCCGGATGTGGTGGTACAGGCGTGCACGGCGACCACCTCGGCGAAGGACACCCTCGAGTTGACCCTGCACGCCCAGGAGGCCGGGGCCGACATCGTCTACATCCAGACCCCGATGATGGAGACGCACGGCGGCGAAGGGGTGTTGCGATTCTTCACCTACATCGCCGACCGCACCGACATCGCCCTGGGCATGTTCAACTCGCCGTCCTCGGGCTATGTACTGTCACCGGCTGAGGCGGCGCGCATCTACGAGGAGATCCCGGCGGTGTGCGCGACCAAGGAGGGCGCGTTCCGGCCCGCCGCGAGCCGGCAATTGCACCAGCTCGCACCGGATCTGATGATCTGGGAGTGCGACAAGAACGTGTACCGCGCCGGCTGGTTGCGGGCCGGCATCGTGTGCCCGGCGCAGCTGGGGACGTCCGGGTATCTTTTCGAGACGCCGCGGCGTCCCGTGCTGACCGAGTACTGGCAGTTGATTCTCGACGGCCGGCTGATCGAGGCGATGGACCATGCCCAGCAGACCGGGATGGATCAGCTGGAACTCGATCTGGGTCCGTGGTTCACCTGTTATCCGGGGCGTGCGGACTACTTCACCCACTGGGGCGGGGCGTTCAAGTACGCCGCCTCCGTGCTCGGTCTGCCCATCGGTGACCATCCGCATTCCCGGCCGCCGCAGGCGGAGCTGCCGGAGGAGGCGAAGGTCCAGATCGAGGCGGCCTACAGACGGGCCGGCCTGATCCCGGCCTGA
- a CDS encoding enoyl-CoA hydratase/isomerase family protein: MSGPSFETIRLDVEPGDRVATITLNRPERLNAFNRTMCEEMAQAWRAVKFDDRVHAVVLRAAGDRAFSAGLDIKSSYGQPDNVWNHEDPGELLSPKWQQMWKPVVCAVHGICTAGAFYFVNEADVVICSPDATFFDSHVSAGLVCALEPIGLMRKVGLAETLRIALMGNDERIGAETALRISLVTEIVPREQLWDRAHEIAATIAAKPPSATQGTVKAIWESLDRPYRAAMEQGLIYTRLGNPLGQAELAEAAPTHVPAPRIR; this comes from the coding sequence ATGAGTGGGCCGAGTTTCGAGACGATCCGGCTCGACGTGGAGCCCGGCGACCGCGTCGCGACCATCACGCTGAACCGGCCGGAACGGCTGAACGCGTTCAACCGCACCATGTGCGAGGAGATGGCGCAGGCCTGGCGGGCGGTGAAGTTCGACGACCGGGTGCACGCGGTGGTGCTGCGCGCCGCCGGGGACCGCGCGTTCAGCGCCGGGCTGGACATCAAGAGCTCCTACGGTCAGCCGGACAACGTGTGGAACCACGAGGATCCGGGTGAGCTGCTCAGCCCGAAATGGCAGCAGATGTGGAAGCCGGTGGTGTGCGCGGTGCACGGCATCTGCACCGCGGGCGCGTTCTACTTCGTCAACGAGGCCGACGTGGTGATCTGCTCCCCCGACGCCACGTTCTTCGACTCCCATGTCAGCGCCGGCCTGGTGTGCGCCCTGGAGCCGATCGGGCTGATGCGCAAGGTCGGCCTGGCCGAGACCCTGCGGATCGCGTTGATGGGCAACGACGAACGCATCGGCGCCGAAACGGCGCTGCGGATCAGCCTGGTCACCGAGATCGTTCCCCGCGAGCAGCTCTGGGACCGGGCGCACGAGATCGCCGCGACCATCGCCGCCAAACCACCGTCGGCGACCCAGGGCACGGTCAAGGCGATCTGGGAATCGCTGGACCGGCCCTACCGGGCGGCCATGGAACAGGGACTGATCTACACCCGGCTCGGTAACCCGTTGGGCCAGGCCGAGCTGGCCGAGGCGGCGCCGACCCACGTGCCGGCCCCGAGGATCCGCTGA
- a CDS encoding enoyl-CoA hydratase/isomerase family protein, with protein sequence MTQQPGRTGAEGSVTVRRDGTVVRLTLDRPDRRNSLSPTMVDTLIRTLTSAATDDGLRAVLIEGAGDTFCSGSDWVATNESGSDRPRTGHLLRRLPHTGHRVIELVNTIHLPVVCAVRGWAVGLGCNLALAADFTVVADDAVLWEPFIDRGFTPDSGSTWLLPRLVGLARAKRMLLLGEQISGADAVDWGLVHASVPAADVDRTATDLAARLAGGPTVAIGLAKHALNFSQQATLPQAMDNELYNVELSCRTADFKEGLAAFRDRRAPEFQGR encoded by the coding sequence GTGACTCAACAACCCGGGAGGACCGGCGCCGAGGGGTCGGTGACGGTGCGGCGCGACGGCACGGTGGTGCGGCTCACCCTGGACCGACCCGACCGCCGGAACTCGTTGAGCCCCACCATGGTCGACACCCTGATCAGGACCCTGACCAGCGCCGCCACCGACGACGGGCTGCGGGCCGTGCTGATCGAGGGCGCCGGCGACACGTTCTGCTCCGGGTCGGACTGGGTCGCCACCAACGAGAGCGGGTCGGACCGGCCGCGGACCGGGCATCTGCTCCGCCGGCTGCCGCACACCGGGCACCGGGTGATCGAACTGGTGAACACCATCCATCTGCCGGTGGTCTGTGCCGTGCGGGGCTGGGCGGTGGGACTGGGCTGCAACCTCGCGCTGGCCGCCGATTTCACGGTGGTCGCCGACGACGCGGTGTTGTGGGAACCGTTCATCGACCGCGGGTTCACCCCGGACAGCGGCTCGACCTGGCTGCTCCCCCGGCTGGTGGGCCTGGCCCGCGCCAAACGGATGCTGCTGCTGGGCGAGCAGATCAGCGGCGCCGACGCGGTCGACTGGGGGCTGGTGCACGCCAGTGTGCCGGCCGCCGACGTGGACCGCACCGCAACCGACCTGGCGGCCCGGCTGGCCGGCGGGCCGACAGTCGCGATCGGCCTGGCCAAACATGCTCTGAACTTCAGCCAGCAGGCCACGCTGCCCCAGGCCATGGACAACGAACTCTACAACGTCGAATTGTCCTGTCGTACCGCAGATTTCAAAGAGGGCCTGGCGGCGTTCCGGGACCGCCGCGCCCCGGAGTTCCAGGGCCGATGA
- a CDS encoding enoyl-CoA hydratase/isomerase family protein, with protein MPTTDDRVLFDVDRDKRIATITLNNPAQRNSYDAAMRDALERCLDQVAEDDDLTVVLLRGADGVFSTGADMNNAYAWYGEENSPQARRRPSQRRRLTVDRRTFGFYHNFMGFPKVTVGEISGYALGGGFELALMCDIAVIGRDAKIGMPATRFLGPALGSLHMFFHRLGPVLARRLLLTGDIIEAGSVEHLGVFTETCDPAMVGPRARYWAEKAAKMPADGVVIAKEAFRLVEQSQAYQGEEVASYLFHAFGTNLQFAPGEFNFVKTRAEHGTKEAFRLRDEHFHVPEPEPR; from the coding sequence ATGCCGACCACCGACGACCGCGTCCTGTTCGACGTGGACCGCGACAAGCGCATCGCGACCATCACGCTGAACAATCCGGCGCAACGCAACTCCTACGACGCGGCGATGCGCGACGCGCTGGAGCGCTGCCTGGATCAGGTGGCCGAGGACGACGACCTGACCGTGGTGCTGCTGCGCGGCGCCGACGGCGTGTTCAGCACCGGCGCCGACATGAACAACGCCTATGCGTGGTACGGCGAGGAGAACTCACCGCAGGCCAGGCGGCGGCCCAGCCAGCGGCGCCGGTTGACCGTGGACCGCAGGACGTTCGGCTTCTACCACAACTTCATGGGCTTCCCGAAGGTCACGGTCGGTGAGATCAGCGGGTACGCGCTCGGCGGCGGATTCGAACTCGCGCTGATGTGCGACATCGCGGTGATCGGCCGGGACGCCAAGATCGGCATGCCGGCCACCCGGTTCCTCGGCCCGGCGCTGGGCAGCCTGCACATGTTCTTCCACCGGCTCGGCCCGGTGCTGGCCCGCCGGCTGCTGCTGACCGGAGACATCATCGAGGCGGGCAGCGTCGAGCACCTCGGGGTGTTCACCGAGACCTGCGATCCGGCGATGGTCGGACCGCGCGCCCGGTACTGGGCGGAGAAGGCCGCCAAGATGCCGGCGGACGGGGTGGTCATCGCCAAGGAGGCGTTCCGGCTGGTCGAGCAGAGCCAGGCCTACCAGGGCGAGGAGGTCGCCAGCTATCTGTTCCACGCCTTCGGCACCAACCTGCAGTTCGCGCCCGGCGAGTTCAACTTCGTCAAGACCCGGGCCGAACACGGCACCAAGGAGGCGTTCCGGCTGCGCGACGAACACTTCCACGTCCCGGAACCCGAGCCCCGGTAG
- a CDS encoding enoyl-CoA hydratase/isomerase family protein, which translates to MSDTSYDTIKYEVDGHTATITLNRPDALNALSPHMITELRTAYDEAENDDNVWLLVVTGTGRAFCSGADVKEIPEDGKVINERPYLSTYEQWEAPQEGTPPFRTMAKPVLAAINGICCGAGLDWVTTGDIVIASERATFFDPHVSIGLVSGREVVRLARVLPRSVALRMAIMGRHERMSAQRAYELGMVSEVVEHDRLLERAHEIADIVTRNAPLAVRGTRLAIVKGLDLPLHEAEILAEAFRERNLHTEDSLEGPRAFTEKREPRWQCR; encoded by the coding sequence ATGTCCGACACGTCGTACGACACCATCAAATACGAGGTCGACGGGCACACCGCGACCATCACGTTGAATCGGCCCGACGCCCTCAACGCGCTGAGCCCGCACATGATCACCGAACTGCGAACGGCCTATGACGAGGCCGAGAACGACGACAACGTGTGGCTGCTGGTGGTCACCGGCACCGGTCGGGCGTTCTGCTCCGGCGCCGACGTCAAGGAGATCCCCGAGGACGGCAAGGTCATCAACGAACGGCCCTACCTGTCGACCTACGAGCAGTGGGAGGCTCCGCAGGAGGGCACCCCGCCGTTCCGCACCATGGCCAAACCGGTGCTGGCGGCGATCAACGGGATCTGTTGTGGCGCCGGCCTGGACTGGGTGACCACCGGTGACATCGTGATCGCCTCCGAGCGGGCGACGTTCTTCGATCCGCATGTGAGCATCGGGCTGGTGTCCGGCCGGGAAGTGGTCCGGTTGGCCCGGGTGCTGCCCCGGTCGGTGGCGCTGCGGATGGCCATCATGGGCAGACACGAACGGATGAGCGCCCAGCGCGCCTACGAACTCGGGATGGTCAGCGAGGTCGTCGAGCACGACAGGCTGCTGGAACGCGCCCACGAGATCGCCGACATCGTCACCCGCAACGCCCCGCTGGCGGTGCGCGGCACCCGGTTGGCCATCGTCAAGGGCCTGGACCTGCCGCTGCACGAGGCGGAGATCCTCGCCGAGGCGTTCCGCGAACGCAACCTGCACACCGAGGACTCGCTGGAGGGTCCGCGGGCGTTCACGGAGAAGCGCGAACCCCGGTGGCAGTGTCGATGA
- a CDS encoding SDR family NAD(P)-dependent oxidoreductase — MDLGFTDAAAVVVGGGRGMGLAAAQCLADDGARVAVIGRTRSMLDEAAADLARRGSPDALGIVADIRDEQQVERVFAELGERWQGELNVLINTVGPAVMGTVEELSDEQWRSAVDDGVLGMVHCVRSALPLLRQAEWARIVNLSAHSTQRQSVILPAYTAAKAMVTSISKNLSLLLAKDEILVNVVSPGSIASEALVGWADSIGVDGTDPYALMSAIDEHFGHPAHLPRAGLPEEIGPVIAFLASRRNSYMTGANVNVDGGSDFV, encoded by the coding sequence ATGGATCTCGGGTTCACCGATGCCGCAGCGGTGGTGGTGGGCGGCGGCCGCGGGATGGGCCTCGCGGCAGCGCAGTGTCTGGCCGATGACGGGGCCCGGGTCGCGGTCATCGGGCGGACGAGATCGATGCTGGACGAGGCCGCCGCCGACCTGGCCCGCCGGGGTAGTCCCGATGCGCTGGGGATCGTCGCCGACATCCGGGACGAGCAGCAGGTGGAACGGGTTTTCGCCGAGCTGGGGGAGCGTTGGCAGGGTGAACTCAACGTCCTGATCAACACGGTCGGCCCTGCCGTGATGGGGACGGTCGAGGAATTGTCCGACGAGCAGTGGCGCAGCGCCGTCGACGACGGCGTGCTGGGCATGGTGCACTGCGTGCGGTCGGCACTGCCGTTGCTGCGACAGGCGGAGTGGGCGCGGATCGTGAATCTCTCGGCGCACTCGACGCAGCGGCAGAGCGTCATCCTGCCCGCCTACACCGCCGCCAAGGCGATGGTGACCAGCATCTCGAAGAATCTGTCACTGCTGCTGGCCAAGGACGAGATCCTGGTGAACGTGGTGTCGCCGGGCAGCATCGCCTCGGAGGCACTCGTCGGATGGGCCGATTCGATCGGTGTCGACGGAACCGATCCGTACGCGCTGATGTCGGCCATCGACGAGCACTTCGGACATCCCGCGCACCTGCCCCGCGCCGGGCTGCCGGAGGAGATCGGCCCGGTCATCGCCTTCCTGGCGTCGCGGCGCAACTCATACATGACCGGCGCCAACGTGAACGTCGACGGCGGCAGCGATTTCGTGTGA
- a CDS encoding amidohydrolase family protein: protein MTELDYRAIDVDNHYYEPLDAFTRYLPKEFTRRGVQMLTDGKRTFALMGEKVNHFIPNPTFDPIIEPGCLDLLFRGEIPEGVDPGSLMKVDRLANHPEYQNRDERVKILDKQNLETVFMLPTFACGVEEGLKHDIEATMVSLHAFNLWLDEDWGFDRPDGRILSAPMISLADPEKAVEEVEFVLNRGARIVCVRPAPVPGVVKPRSLGDPVHDPVWARLAEAGVPVIFHLSDSGYLAISALWGGTGTFEGFGKRDPLDNVLLDDRAIHDTMASMIVHQVFTRHPNLKVASIENGSYFVYRLIKRLKKAANTAPSHFKEDPVEQLKNNVWIAPYYEDDVKLLAETIGVDRILFGSDWPHGEGLADPMTFTADIPQFPEFSHEDTRKVMRGNALTLLGANVPATA from the coding sequence ATGACCGAACTGGACTACCGGGCGATCGACGTCGACAACCACTACTACGAACCGCTGGACGCCTTCACCAGGTACCTGCCCAAGGAGTTCACACGCCGCGGGGTGCAGATGCTCACCGACGGCAAGCGCACCTTCGCGCTGATGGGTGAGAAGGTCAATCACTTCATCCCGAACCCGACGTTCGACCCGATCATCGAGCCGGGCTGCCTGGATCTGCTGTTCCGCGGCGAGATCCCGGAAGGGGTCGACCCGGGATCGCTGATGAAGGTCGACAGGCTGGCGAACCACCCCGAATACCAGAACCGCGACGAGCGGGTGAAGATCCTCGACAAACAGAACCTCGAGACCGTCTTCATGTTGCCCACCTTCGCCTGCGGGGTGGAGGAGGGCCTCAAACACGACATCGAGGCCACCATGGTGTCGCTGCACGCCTTCAACCTCTGGCTCGATGAGGACTGGGGATTCGACCGGCCGGACGGCCGCATACTGTCGGCCCCGATGATCTCGCTCGCCGATCCCGAGAAGGCCGTCGAGGAGGTCGAATTCGTGCTGAACCGGGGCGCCAGGATCGTCTGCGTGCGGCCGGCGCCGGTGCCCGGTGTGGTGAAGCCCCGCTCGCTGGGCGATCCAGTGCACGACCCGGTGTGGGCGCGATTGGCCGAGGCCGGGGTCCCGGTGATCTTCCACCTGTCCGACAGCGGATACCTCGCCATCTCGGCGCTCTGGGGCGGAACGGGCACGTTCGAGGGCTTCGGCAAGCGCGACCCGCTCGACAACGTCCTGCTCGACGACCGCGCCATCCACGACACGATGGCCTCGATGATCGTGCATCAGGTGTTCACCCGGCACCCGAATCTCAAGGTCGCCAGCATCGAGAACGGGTCCTACTTCGTCTACCGGCTGATCAAGCGGTTGAAGAAGGCCGCCAACACCGCCCCGTCGCATTTCAAGGAGGATCCGGTCGAACAGTTGAAGAACAATGTCTGGATCGCGCCGTACTACGAGGACGACGTCAAACTGCTCGCCGAGACGATCGGGGTCGACCGCATCCTGTTCGGGTCGGACTGGCCGCACGGCGAAGGGCTCGCCGATCCGATGACCTTCACCGCCGACATCCCGCAGTTCCCCGAGTTCAGTCACGAGGACACCCGAAAAGTGATGCGGGGCAACGCGTTGACGTTGCTCGGTGCCAACGTGCCGGCGACGGCCTGA
- a CDS encoding enoyl-CoA hydratase: MARENAPATASGDISGTPAVRYEVRDPGVAVVTFDRPERLNTWARDISSGFYAAIDRADADPDVRVIVWTGNGRAFCAGADLGSASGESLGAGLQKTDGTNVSRLVGERHPYFLTTVRKPIIAAINGACVGIGLTHALMCDIRFAAAGAKFNTAFARRGLIAEYGISWILPRLAGWGVATELLLSGRTFRAEEAHRLGLVHDVVPAEELTEHTLAYAEDIARNCAPASLAVIKQQLYGDAMDGVVDVSARAEKLMHESLRRPDVIEGITSFIEKRQPAFPPLAPSDP, encoded by the coding sequence GTGGCCCGAGAGAATGCCCCGGCGACTGCGTCCGGGGACATTTCCGGAACTCCCGCGGTGCGCTACGAGGTCCGCGACCCCGGCGTGGCGGTGGTCACGTTCGATCGGCCGGAACGTCTCAACACCTGGGCGCGCGACATCTCGTCGGGCTTCTACGCCGCCATCGACCGGGCCGACGCCGACCCCGACGTCCGGGTCATCGTCTGGACCGGAAACGGTCGGGCGTTCTGCGCCGGCGCCGATCTCGGCTCCGCGTCCGGCGAGTCGCTCGGCGCCGGACTCCAGAAGACCGACGGAACCAACGTCAGCCGGCTGGTGGGGGAGCGCCACCCGTACTTCCTGACCACCGTTCGCAAGCCGATCATCGCCGCGATCAACGGAGCCTGCGTCGGCATCGGCCTGACCCACGCGCTGATGTGCGACATCCGGTTCGCCGCAGCCGGCGCGAAATTCAACACCGCGTTCGCCCGCCGCGGCCTGATCGCCGAATACGGCATCTCCTGGATCCTCCCGCGGCTGGCCGGCTGGGGGGTGGCCACCGAACTGCTGTTGAGTGGCCGGACCTTCCGCGCCGAGGAGGCCCACCGCCTCGGCCTGGTCCACGACGTGGTGCCGGCCGAAGAGCTGACGGAACACACACTCGCGTATGCCGAGGACATCGCCCGCAACTGTGCACCGGCGTCACTGGCCGTGATCAAACAGCAGCTCTACGGCGATGCGATGGACGGCGTCGTCGACGTCAGCGCACGCGCCGAGAAACTGATGCACGAATCGCTGCGCCGACCCGACGTCATCGAGGGAATCACGAGTTTCATCGAGAAACGGCAACCGGCCTTCCCTCCGTTGGCCCCGTCCGACCCGTGA
- a CDS encoding FadR/GntR family transcriptional regulator, with amino-acid sequence MVRRVRAPRVAEVVASAIRDDILSGRLTEGDVLPTQEHLFTEFGVSPPALREAIRILETEGLVSVRRGNVGGAVVHLPSARRTAQMIAMVLQSRSATPADVSEALLHLEPICAGMCAARPDRMSEVVPYLQDEIDLQSTSFADTARFVSNARRFHEMLVARCGNEPMILLIGALELIWSAHEAGVWSDDSPGGGRPEAATMRAALRDHRRILDAVIDGDSARAVRLAQKHLAAARRHTLACGADTTIEAKLVSRPDH; translated from the coding sequence ATGGTCCGACGTGTCCGCGCACCCCGGGTCGCCGAAGTGGTGGCGTCGGCGATCCGCGACGACATCCTGTCCGGCCGGCTGACCGAAGGCGACGTGCTCCCCACACAGGAGCATCTGTTCACCGAGTTCGGGGTGAGTCCCCCCGCGCTGCGGGAGGCGATCCGGATCCTGGAGACCGAGGGGCTGGTATCGGTGCGGCGCGGCAACGTCGGCGGCGCGGTCGTGCACCTGCCGTCGGCGCGGCGCACCGCGCAGATGATCGCGATGGTGCTGCAGTCGCGGTCGGCAACCCCGGCCGACGTCAGCGAGGCGCTCCTGCATCTCGAACCGATCTGCGCCGGGATGTGCGCCGCCCGGCCCGACCGGATGTCGGAGGTCGTGCCGTATCTGCAGGACGAGATCGACCTTCAGTCAACGAGCTTCGCCGACACCGCCCGCTTTGTGTCCAATGCGCGACGGTTCCACGAGATGCTGGTCGCGCGGTGCGGAAACGAGCCGATGATCCTGCTGATCGGCGCGCTGGAACTGATCTGGTCGGCGCATGAGGCCGGGGTGTGGAGCGACGACAGCCCCGGCGGTGGCCGGCCCGAAGCGGCCACCATGCGCGCGGCGCTGCGGGACCACCGACGCATTCTCGACGCCGTCATCGACGGCGATTCGGCGCGGGCGGTGCGGCTCGCGCAGAAACACCTGGCCGCCGCGCGCCGGCACACGCTGGCCTGCGGGGCCGACACGACCATCGAGGCCAAGCTGGTCTCCCGCCCTGACCACTGA
- a CDS encoding TetR/AcrR family transcriptional regulator, translating into MAKQATADKRRRRERGSINPDDIVAGAFELAEEVGIDNLSMPLLGKHLGVGVTSIYWYFRKKDDLLNEMTNRALRQYVFETPYVEAGNWRESLRNHARNMRKTFLSSPILTDLVLIRGALNTKIRKLGLQQMEAAIDSLVQAGLSPEDAFDTYSAVSVHVRGSVVLERLHEKTQDLFNGGDEPSAVDPASTPIIAELLAKGHRLAEADERNFEYTLECILDHAERLIEERAAGGTRK; encoded by the coding sequence GTGGCAAAGCAGGCGACCGCCGACAAACGCCGGCGTCGTGAACGAGGTTCGATCAATCCGGACGACATCGTCGCCGGAGCCTTCGAACTCGCCGAGGAAGTCGGTATCGACAACCTGAGCATGCCGTTGTTGGGCAAACATCTCGGGGTGGGCGTCACCAGCATCTACTGGTACTTCCGCAAGAAGGACGACCTGCTCAACGAGATGACCAACCGCGCGCTGCGCCAGTACGTGTTCGAGACCCCGTACGTGGAGGCCGGCAACTGGCGTGAGTCGCTGCGCAATCACGCCCGCAACATGCGCAAGACGTTCCTGAGCAGCCCCATCCTCACCGACCTGGTGCTGATCCGCGGAGCGCTCAACACCAAGATCCGCAAGCTCGGGTTGCAGCAGATGGAGGCCGCCATCGACAGCCTGGTGCAGGCCGGGCTGTCCCCGGAGGACGCCTTCGACACCTATTCCGCGGTGTCGGTGCACGTGCGGGGGTCGGTGGTGCTCGAACGCCTGCACGAGAAGACCCAGGATCTGTTCAACGGCGGGGACGAACCGTCCGCGGTCGACCCGGCGAGCACCCCGATCATCGCCGAGCTGCTCGCCAAGGGGCACCGGCTGGCCGAAGCCGATGAACGCAACTTCGAGTACACCCTCGAATGCATCCTCGACCACGCCGAACGGCTGATCGAGGAGCGCGCCGCGGGTGGCACCCGGAAGTAG
- a CDS encoding thiolase family protein has protein sequence MPTPVIVGATRTAIGRSFKGTLVNTPPETLITTVLPEVVRRAGIDPSAIDDIIFAESNYGGGDLARYAADACGWQQVPGQAVNRHCAGSLTAIGNAAAQIGSGMERVLIAGGVQSLSMTPLTNWRIPGPELKFEERWMTPTHVETPDAPMRDMSITVGWNTAQAVGITREEMDAWAARSHQRAIAAIDAGKFVDEIVPLKVQQPDGSVIDFSVDEHPRRDTTVEKLAQLKPLHPEIEGFSITAGNSSGTNDAAAAVALVDRDYAEAESLDVMATVKAWAAAGVAPRDTGLGAVAVIGKVLDRAGLKPSDVALWEINEAFASVPIAACREYDLDEELVNFSGSGCSLGHPISASGARMVTTLVYELRRRGGGIGVAAMCAGGGQGGAVVIEV, from the coding sequence ATGCCCACACCCGTTATCGTCGGTGCCACCAGAACGGCCATCGGGCGGTCGTTCAAGGGAACGCTCGTCAACACACCGCCGGAGACGCTGATCACCACGGTGCTGCCGGAGGTGGTCCGCCGGGCCGGCATCGATCCGAGCGCCATCGACGACATCATCTTCGCCGAATCGAACTACGGCGGCGGTGATCTGGCCCGGTACGCGGCCGACGCGTGCGGCTGGCAGCAGGTCCCGGGCCAGGCCGTCAACCGGCACTGCGCCGGCAGTCTCACCGCGATCGGCAATGCCGCCGCCCAGATCGGTTCCGGCATGGAGCGGGTGCTGATCGCCGGTGGTGTGCAGTCGCTGTCGATGACGCCGCTGACCAACTGGCGCATCCCCGGTCCCGAGCTGAAGTTCGAGGAACGGTGGATGACGCCCACTCACGTGGAGACCCCCGACGCCCCGATGCGGGACATGTCGATCACCGTGGGCTGGAACACCGCCCAGGCCGTGGGGATCACCCGCGAGGAGATGGACGCCTGGGCGGCGCGGTCACATCAGCGCGCGATCGCGGCCATCGACGCCGGCAAGTTCGTCGACGAGATCGTTCCGTTGAAGGTCCAGCAACCCGACGGATCGGTGATCGACTTCAGCGTCGACGAACATCCCCGCCGCGACACCACCGTCGAGAAACTGGCGCAGCTCAAGCCGCTGCATCCGGAGATCGAGGGCTTCTCGATCACCGCGGGCAACAGTAGCGGCACCAATGACGCGGCGGCCGCGGTGGCGCTGGTCGACCGCGACTACGCGGAGGCCGAGAGCCTCGACGTGATGGCCACGGTCAAGGCCTGGGCGGCCGCCGGGGTGGCCCCCCGCGACACCGGGCTGGGTGCGGTCGCGGTGATCGGCAAGGTGCTCGACCGGGCCGGCCTGAAGCCGTCGGACGTCGCACTGTGGGAGATCAACGAGGCGTTCGCGTCGGTGCCGATCGCGGCGTGCCGCGAGTACGACCTCGATGAGGAGCTGGTCAACTTCTCCGGAAGTGGTTGCAGCCTCGGCCATCCGATCTCCGCGTCCGGTGCGCGGATGGTGACCACGCTGGTCTACGAGCTGCGGCGGCGCGGCGGCGGTATCGGGGTGGCGGCCATGTGCGCCGGCGGCGGCCAGGGCGGCGCCGTCGTCATCGAGGTGTAG